A single window of Pseudophryne corroboree isolate aPseCor3 chromosome 5, aPseCor3.hap2, whole genome shotgun sequence DNA harbors:
- the LOC134929028 gene encoding putative nuclease HARBI1, whose product MMEPFSDQIVLFMLAASMMEEESADEHQDPGQQMSALGEPVLRVSFPRPRQYRTRRELEDLSEFEVIQNYRLSTRDIYSLYALLEADLEPRARSNRAISGFQKLLGTLHFLASGTFQPTLSQTCGFSQSTLSRCITQVIRAFCKLTIQYITFPETDSECREIKLGFFNKYKFPNVLGAIDCTHVQIRPPRNSEECFRNRKQFHSLNVQAVCDVNMRFLNIFVGFPGSSHDSFILSQSSLFDKFETGNMPGGWLLGDAGYPNKPWLLTPLSNPVGRAEKRYQETHIASRGVIERAFGVLKSRFRCLDTSGGALLYSPSKVCGMVNACCILHNICVANRLPVTLRRSAFLRGNRSSALPVGMGEGEDSRRTVIQNFFAVT is encoded by the exons atgatggagcctttttctgaccagattgtgttgttcatgctggctgcaagtatgatggaggaagaaagtgctgatgaacatcaggatccaggtcagcaaatgtctgcattgggtgagccagtattgcgggtttcatttccacgtccacgccagtatcgcactaggcgtgaactggaggatctcagcgagttcgaggtgatacaaaattatcgcttatcgactcgcgacatatattcgctgtacgctctgttggaggccgacttggaacctcgggcacggtcaaatcgtgcaatcagcggttttcagaaactgctggggacgttacattttttggcgtcaggcacattccagcctacactgtctcaaacatgcggtttttctcagtcgacactgtcgcgctgtataacccaagtCATTAGGGCTTtctgcaaattgacgatccagtacatcacatttccagagacggacagcgaatgtcgtgagatcaaattaggctttttcaacaaatacaaatttcccaatgtgctgggcgcgattgactgtacccacgtgcagatcagaccgccacggaattcagaggaatgttttcggaaccgaaaacagttccattccctgaacgtgcaggcggtctgtgatgtaaacatgagatttttgaacatttttgtgggatttcctggatcatctcacgactccttcatcctaagccagtcatcgctgtttgacaagttcgaaacaggaaacatgcctggtggctggctgttag gcgatgcgggttatccaaacaaaccgtggctgttgaccccattgtctaatcctgttggtagagcagaaaaacgttaccaagagacacacattgcatcgaggggagtaattgagcgtgccttcggtgtacttaaaagccggtttcgatgtttagacacttccggcggtgctcttttgtactcaccgtcgaaggtttgcggcatggtaaatgcatgttgtattttacacaacatatgtgtcgcaaaccgtttgccggtgactcttcgtcgtagTGCTTTCCTacgcgggaaccggtcttctgctctaccggtgggtatgggcgaaggagaggattcccggcggacagtgatacaaaatttttttgcagttacct ag